The following proteins come from a genomic window of Miscanthus floridulus cultivar M001 chromosome 2, ASM1932011v1, whole genome shotgun sequence:
- the LOC136537861 gene encoding protochlorophyllide-dependent translocon component 52, chloroplastic-like has translation MDPLSLLQLPRASRPPLPLAAATAPLSSRRLNVSGGARPVPRRLQRRAARLSVSAVATETPRTEQEEPSPSGKERFDWLDQWYPFAPVCDLDPRAPHGKTVLGLSVVAWYDRGAGEWRVFDDACPHRLAPLSEGRIDDKGRLQCVYHGWCFDGAGACKFIPQAPALGPPVHTNPKACVASYPCVVQSNILWFYPRADPEYKDVLQRKRPPLIPEIDDPEFVTVYGIRDLPYGYDILIENLLDPAHVPYAHKGIIRGIRKKEDPGRVEYDKEGGGPAKMKIEQANIQGFVSPQERGYFQFIAPCTSLAAPFPQENKKKKVPRVMLVFFCIPVGPGRSRVIWAFPRNIGVWLHHITPRWLYHVGQNLVLDSDIFLLHVEERKFAAAGLDNWQKACYVPTSADSMVVAFRNWFRKFSKNQIGWATPQIDQLPPTPTKDQLMERYWSHVAQCTSCSAALKAMKALEVALQVASVAIVGFLAVTKGTLVTSTVQRAAVVSAAVLCFAASRWLANFIQKNFYFQDYIHAYK, from the exons ATGGACCCCCTCTCCCTCCTGCAGCTCCCTCGCGCATCGCGCCCGCCGCTCCCGCTGGCCGCGGCCACCGCGCCATTGAGCTCCAGGAGGCTAAACGTAAGCGGCGGCGCGCGCCCCGTGCCGAGGCGGCTGCAACGCCGCGCCGCGCGGCTGTCCGTGTCCGCCGTGGCGACCGAGACGCCGCGGACCGAGCAGGAGGAGCCGTCGCCGTCCGGGAAGGAGCGGTTCGACTGGCTGGACCAGTGGTACCCATTCGCCCCCGTGTGCGACCTCGACCCGCGCGCGCCGCACGGCAAGACGGTGCTGGGGCTCAGCGTCGTGGCCTGGTACGACCGCGGCGCCGGCGAGTGGCGCGTGTTCGACGACGCCTGCCCGCACCGCCTCGCGCCGCTCTCCGAGGGCCGGATCGACGACAAGGGCCGCCTCCAGTGCGTCTACCACGGCTGGTGCTTTGACGGCGCCGGCGCCTGCAAGTTCATCCCCCAGGCACCCGCCCTCGGCCCGCCGGTGCACACGAACCCCAAGGCTTGCGTGGCGTCGTACCCCTGCGTGGTGCAGAGCAACATCCTGTGGTTCTACCCGAGGGCCGACCCCGAGTACAAGGACGTGCTGCAGAGGAAGCGGCCGCCGCTCATCCCTGAGATCGACGACCCGGAGTTCGTCACCGTCTATGGCATCAGAGACCTCCCTTACGG GTATGACATTTTGATTGAGAACCTTCTGGATCCTGCCCATGTCCCGTATGCACACAAGGGGATCATACGTGGCATCCGCAAGAAGGAAGATCCTGGAAG AGTTGAGTATGATAAAGAGGGTGGCGGTCCAGCCAAGATGAAGATCGAGCAGGCAAACATACAAGGGTTTGTGTCGCCGCAGGAGCGGGGCTACTTCCAGTTCATCGCGCCCTGCACGTCGTTGGCCGCACCGTTTCCACAAGAG aacaagaagaagaaggtgcCTCGGGTCATGCTGGTGTTCTTCTGCATTCCGGTCGGTCCTGGCAGGAGCAGGGTGATCTGGGCGTTCCCGAGGAACATTGGGGTCTGGCTCCACCACATCACACCACGGTGGCTGTACCACGTCGGCCAGAATCTTGTATTGGATTCAGACATTTTCCTCCTCCACGTTGAG GAGCGTAAATTTGCCGCAGCAGGGCTCGATAACTGGCAGAAAGCTTGCTATGTGCCAACGTCGGCGGACAGCATGGTGGTCGCCTTCAGGAACTGGTTCAGAAAATTCTCCAAGAATCAGATCGGCTGGGCAACCCCACAAATCGATCAGCTGCCACCAACACCTACCAAGGATCAGCTCATGGAGAG GTACTGGTCACACGTGGCGCAGTGCACAAGCTGCAGCGCCGCGCTGAAGGCCATGAAGGCGCTCGAGGTTGCCCTGCAGGTCGCCTCGGTCGCCATCGTCGGGTTTCTTGCCGTCACCAAGGGAACGCTGGTCACCTCGACTGTTCAGAGGGCCGCCGTCGTGTCGGCGGCCGTGCTATGCTTCGCTGCGTCCCGCTGGCTTGCCAACTTCATCCAGAAGAACTTCTACTTCCAAGATTACATCCACGCCTACAAGTGA
- the LOC136516425 gene encoding 5'-adenylylsulfate reductase-like 5 isoform X2 encodes MSCAAAALAVALIAAVAGATAAGSPAAGTCARRGAPPFLDAVGSRCPFVRIEPSPPLEVRGEAVDTELNLRRRGASYSILFYAAWCPFSSKFRPIFEALSTMYPQIHHFAVEESSATPSLFSRYGVRGFPAILLVNETTMVRYRGSKDLNSLVDFYKETTGLDPIAYIDVVQQESAVSLSSVMPWDRSLREMAKDEPYLLAAVLFIILKVAAHFIPVVMSHLRAFLVVRVQNLNLGIRRGSNQLLERALNVLDMRRLWSKLRLSNKATDLRKGASNARAWASSFASVSLGEPSSSRQA; translated from the exons AtgagctgcgccgccgccgcgcttgcGGTCGCCCTCATCGCTGCCGTTGCCGGCGCCACCGCCGCGGGGTCGCCGGCCGCGGGCACGTGCGCGCGGAGGGGCGCGCCGCCGTTCCTCGACGCCGTCGGATCCCGCTGCCCCTTCGTCCGGATCGAGCCGTCCCCGCCCCTCGAG GTGAGAGGAGAGGCTGTTGATACTGAGTTGAACCTTCGAAGGAGGGGTGCTTCATACTCTATTCTCTTTTATGCTGCATGGTGTCCATTTTCAAGCAAATTCCGACCAATATTCGAAGCTCTCAGCACGATGTACCCTCAGATACATCACTTTGCTGTTGAAGAATCTTCTGCTACACCAAG TTTGTTTTCAAGATATGGAGTCCGTGGTTTCCCAGCCATTCTTCTTGTAAATGAGACTACGATGGTTCGATATCGGGGTTCAAAAGATCTTAACTCTCTGGTTGATTTCTATAAAGAGACTACAG GTCTGGATCCAATTGCATATATTGATGTTGTCCAGCAAGAGAGCGCAGTTAGCTTGAGCTCAGTTATGCCATGGGATCGTTCTCTGCGTGAAATGGCTAAAGATGAGCCGTATTTGTTAGCTGCAGTTCTTTTTATCATCCTGAAGGTTGCAGCGCACTTCATACCTGTTGTCATGTCTCATCTGAGAGCTTTCTTAGTTGTCCGTGTCCAAAACTTGAACCTAGGGATCCGTAGGGGATCAAACCAGCTCTTGGAACGAGCCTTGAATGTTCTTGATAtgaggaggctttggagcaagCTGAGACTGAGCAACAAGGCAACAGACTTGAGGAAGGGAGCAAGTAATGCTCGAGCTTGGGCTTCTTCTTTTGCTTCTGTTTCACTGGGTGAACCATCATCTTCTAGACAAGCTTAG
- the LOC136516446 gene encoding uncharacterized protein isoform X2: MRWPRSRAPPRGGPRPPPRARLPLLRGLPHSAAAPRCSAPTYVKLGNVIQRRGRIYQVIKAQHSHQGRGGATIQVELRDVDTGNKITERFRTDEALERVFVEEKSFTYLYQEGDTVTLMEPETFEQLEVSKELFGKAAAYLKDEMKVNLQYFDGRPMSATVPQRVTCTVVEAQPNTKGLTAQPQYKRVVLDNGLTVLAPPFIEAGEKIVISTVDDSYMTRA; this comes from the exons ATGCGGTGGCCACGCTCGCGGGCGCCGCCGCGCGGTGGGCCCCGCCCTCCGCCTCGGGCTCGCTTGCCGCTGCTCCGTGGGCTGCCACACAGCGCCGCGGCGCCAAGatgctcggctccgacgtac GTGAAACTTGGAAATGTAATACAAAGAAGAG GTCGCATTTATCAG GTAATAAAAGCACAACATTCGCatcaaggaagaggaggagccaCAATACAG GTCGAACTGAGGGATGTTGACACTGGAAACAAAATAACAGAAAGATTTCGTACTGATGAGGCCCTTGAGA GAGTTTTTGTTGAGGAGAAATCATTCACATATCTGTATCAGGAAGGAGATACTGTGACGCTTATGGA GCCTGAAACATTTGAGCAACTTGAAGTTTCAAAGGAACTGTTTGGCAAAGCTGCTGCATACCTGAAAG ATGAAATGAAGGTGAATCTACAATACTTTGATGGCCGGCCAATGTCTGCTACAGTTCCTCAGCGAGTGACTTGCACTGTTGTTGAAGCACAGCCAAATACAAAAGGGCTAACTGCTCAACCTCA GTATAAAAGGGTCGTGCTGGATAATGGTCTTACCGTTCTT GCACCACCTTTTATTGAAGCGGGTGAGAAGATTGTAATCAGTACCGTCGATGATTCTTATATGACGAG GGCGTAA
- the LOC136516446 gene encoding uncharacterized protein isoform X1, with protein MWFAARSCLFSPLHEGASASAKGSSADFAMQILRRKVLEASRRLPLFYTAHRGRAHAVATLAGAAARWAPPSASGSLAAAPWAATQRRGAKMLGSDVKLGNVIQRRGRIYQVIKAQHSHQGRGGATIQVELRDVDTGNKITERFRTDEALERVFVEEKSFTYLYQEGDTVTLMEPETFEQLEVSKELFGKAAAYLKDEMKVNLQYFDGRPMSATVPQRVTCTVVEAQPNTKGLTAQPQYKRVVLDNGLTVLAPPFIEAGEKIVISTVDDSYMTRA; from the exons ATGTGGTTCGCTGCACGGTCCtgtctcttctctcctctccacGAAGGCGCAAGCGCAAGCGCAAAGGGGAGCAGCGCCGACTTTGCGATGCAGATCCTCCGGCGGAAGGTTCTGGAGGCTTcccgccgcctccctctcttctACACCGCGCACCGCGGCCGGGCCCATGCGGTGGCCACGCTCGCGGGCGCCGCCGCGCGGTGGGCCCCGCCCTCCGCCTCGGGCTCGCTTGCCGCTGCTCCGTGGGCTGCCACACAGCGCCGCGGCGCCAAGatgctcggctccgac GTGAAACTTGGAAATGTAATACAAAGAAGAG GTCGCATTTATCAG GTAATAAAAGCACAACATTCGCatcaaggaagaggaggagccaCAATACAG GTCGAACTGAGGGATGTTGACACTGGAAACAAAATAACAGAAAGATTTCGTACTGATGAGGCCCTTGAGA GAGTTTTTGTTGAGGAGAAATCATTCACATATCTGTATCAGGAAGGAGATACTGTGACGCTTATGGA GCCTGAAACATTTGAGCAACTTGAAGTTTCAAAGGAACTGTTTGGCAAAGCTGCTGCATACCTGAAAG ATGAAATGAAGGTGAATCTACAATACTTTGATGGCCGGCCAATGTCTGCTACAGTTCCTCAGCGAGTGACTTGCACTGTTGTTGAAGCACAGCCAAATACAAAAGGGCTAACTGCTCAACCTCA GTATAAAAGGGTCGTGCTGGATAATGGTCTTACCGTTCTT GCACCACCTTTTATTGAAGCGGGTGAGAAGATTGTAATCAGTACCGTCGATGATTCTTATATGACGAG GGCGTAA
- the LOC136516425 gene encoding 5'-adenylylsulfate reductase-like 5 isoform X1, with translation MENMLMNAIDQYNKQKKASGARKCSLVDWSGEGESSRICEADFCLTEFEIWKSGLRSKYVRGEAVDTELNLRRRGASYSILFYAAWCPFSSKFRPIFEALSTMYPQIHHFAVEESSATPSLFSRYGVRGFPAILLVNETTMVRYRGSKDLNSLVDFYKETTGLDPIAYIDVVQQESAVSLSSVMPWDRSLREMAKDEPYLLAAVLFIILKVAAHFIPVVMSHLRAFLVVRVQNLNLGIRRGSNQLLERALNVLDMRRLWSKLRLSNKATDLRKGASNARAWASSFASVSLGEPSSSRQA, from the exons ATGGAAAATATGTTGATGAATGCAATTGACCAATATAATAAACAAAAGAAGGCTAGTGGAGCTAGAAAGTGCAGCCTAGTAGATTGGTCTGGTGAAGGAGAATCATCAAGAATATGTGAGGCAGACTTTTGCTTGACTGAGTTTGAAATTTGGAAATCAGGTCTTAGATCCAAATAT GTGAGAGGAGAGGCTGTTGATACTGAGTTGAACCTTCGAAGGAGGGGTGCTTCATACTCTATTCTCTTTTATGCTGCATGGTGTCCATTTTCAAGCAAATTCCGACCAATATTCGAAGCTCTCAGCACGATGTACCCTCAGATACATCACTTTGCTGTTGAAGAATCTTCTGCTACACCAAG TTTGTTTTCAAGATATGGAGTCCGTGGTTTCCCAGCCATTCTTCTTGTAAATGAGACTACGATGGTTCGATATCGGGGTTCAAAAGATCTTAACTCTCTGGTTGATTTCTATAAAGAGACTACAG GTCTGGATCCAATTGCATATATTGATGTTGTCCAGCAAGAGAGCGCAGTTAGCTTGAGCTCAGTTATGCCATGGGATCGTTCTCTGCGTGAAATGGCTAAAGATGAGCCGTATTTGTTAGCTGCAGTTCTTTTTATCATCCTGAAGGTTGCAGCGCACTTCATACCTGTTGTCATGTCTCATCTGAGAGCTTTCTTAGTTGTCCGTGTCCAAAACTTGAACCTAGGGATCCGTAGGGGATCAAACCAGCTCTTGGAACGAGCCTTGAATGTTCTTGATAtgaggaggctttggagcaagCTGAGACTGAGCAACAAGGCAACAGACTTGAGGAAGGGAGCAAGTAATGCTCGAGCTTGGGCTTCTTCTTTTGCTTCTGTTTCACTGGGTGAACCATCATCTTCTAGACAAGCTTAG
- the LOC136537862 gene encoding uncharacterized protein encodes MSRGVSMDAISLDDWELLLPDHKSSFGSHGVVGGKDQLLLGAELVVIDMDHFGPTSSHPPPYDCILDEVAKKPLLLLPSEKDVYGRDPIADYKDIDVVAAEPEREELVTDILVYEAEEQEETIKSVKVADQDDDDMLVEAAAPDGVSQCEEEEEEEEEEEEEEEEGVSKTGFGTGNLRVNGVGALCSFGVAAATFCILLLGGKQQQLQKRHGHKIQLQHMYADDERIQQVVQQASRLNQTMSSVMGGASSARASISFGGYYQGLICQNSEFHASLDRSTHSVLNYKSL; translated from the exons ATGAGCAGAGGTGTCTCCATGGATGCTATCAGCCTTGACGACTGGGAGCTCCTCCTGCCTGACCACAAGAGCTCCTTCGGCAGCCATGGCGTTGTCGGTGGTAAGGACCAGCTCTTGCTCGGGGCCGAGCTGGTCGTGATCGACATGGACCACTTCGGCCCTACGTCGTCTCACCCTCCTCCCTACGACTGCATCCTAGATGAGGTAGCCAAGAAACCACTCCTGCTACTACCATCAGAGAAAGATGTCTATGGGCGCGATCCGATCGCCGACTACAAGGACATTGACGTCGTGGCGGCCGAACCAGAGCGGGAGGAGCTCGTGACCGATATACTGGTCTACGAAGCGGAAGAGCAGGAGGAGACGATCAAGTCCGTCAAAGTGGCCGATCAGGACGACGATGACATGCTGGTTGAAGCTGCTGCGCCTGATGGCGTCAGTCagtgtgaagaagaagaagaagaagaagaagaagaagaagaagaagaagaagaaggcgtcAGCAAGACTGGCTTCGGCACGGGGAACCTGAGAGTGAACGGTGTCGGCGCGCTCTGCTCGTTCGGGGTTGCAGCTGCCACGTTCTGCATCTTGCTGCTTGGTGGCAAGCAGCAGCAACTGCAGAAGAGGCACGGTCACAAGATCCAGCTCCAGCACATGTATGCTGACGATGAG AGGATTCAGCAGGTTGTGCAGCAGGCCTCCAGGCTGAACCAGACCATGTCGTCGGTGATGGGAGGCGCATCATCTGCACGGGCAAGCATATCGTTCGGTGGATACTACCAAGGTTTGATCTGCCAAAACTCGGAATTTCACGCATCATTAGATAGATCTACTcat
- the LOC136516425 gene encoding 5'-adenylylsulfate reductase-like 5 isoform X3 — MENMLMNAIDQYNKQKKASGARKCSLVDWSGEGESSRICEADFCLTEFEIWKSGLRSKYVRGEAVDTELNLRRRGASYSILFYAAWCPFSSKFRPIFEALSTMYPQIHHFAVEESSATPRYGVRGFPAILLVNETTMVRYRGSKDLNSLVDFYKETTGLDPIAYIDVVQQESAVSLSSVMPWDRSLREMAKDEPYLLAAVLFIILKVAAHFIPVVMSHLRAFLVVRVQNLNLGIRRGSNQLLERALNVLDMRRLWSKLRLSNKATDLRKGASNARAWASSFASVSLGEPSSSRQA; from the exons ATGGAAAATATGTTGATGAATGCAATTGACCAATATAATAAACAAAAGAAGGCTAGTGGAGCTAGAAAGTGCAGCCTAGTAGATTGGTCTGGTGAAGGAGAATCATCAAGAATATGTGAGGCAGACTTTTGCTTGACTGAGTTTGAAATTTGGAAATCAGGTCTTAGATCCAAATAT GTGAGAGGAGAGGCTGTTGATACTGAGTTGAACCTTCGAAGGAGGGGTGCTTCATACTCTATTCTCTTTTATGCTGCATGGTGTCCATTTTCAAGCAAATTCCGACCAATATTCGAAGCTCTCAGCACGATGTACCCTCAGATACATCACTTTGCTGTTGAAGAATCTTCTGCTACACCAAG ATATGGAGTCCGTGGTTTCCCAGCCATTCTTCTTGTAAATGAGACTACGATGGTTCGATATCGGGGTTCAAAAGATCTTAACTCTCTGGTTGATTTCTATAAAGAGACTACAG GTCTGGATCCAATTGCATATATTGATGTTGTCCAGCAAGAGAGCGCAGTTAGCTTGAGCTCAGTTATGCCATGGGATCGTTCTCTGCGTGAAATGGCTAAAGATGAGCCGTATTTGTTAGCTGCAGTTCTTTTTATCATCCTGAAGGTTGCAGCGCACTTCATACCTGTTGTCATGTCTCATCTGAGAGCTTTCTTAGTTGTCCGTGTCCAAAACTTGAACCTAGGGATCCGTAGGGGATCAAACCAGCTCTTGGAACGAGCCTTGAATGTTCTTGATAtgaggaggctttggagcaagCTGAGACTGAGCAACAAGGCAACAGACTTGAGGAAGGGAGCAAGTAATGCTCGAGCTTGGGCTTCTTCTTTTGCTTCTGTTTCACTGGGTGAACCATCATCTTCTAGACAAGCTTAG